CTTCATGTTGATGATCTGGTCGAGACGGGCGCGGAAAAGGTCGTCGTGCCGCGCTGCTTGCTGTTGTTTCGGTCGCATCTGAATTCCCCGCTAGGAAGGCATTCAGAGAATCACAAACCGACCAAAAAATGAATCCTAAATAGCAAGAAAACACCGTCCCAAGCTATGATTTCCTGCAATGCGAAAGGTGCCTAATCCGCAAAACCGCGAGCTCTGTCATAGACGTTGGAGATTTTCACAGGGGACTAATTAAGGGGACGCGGACGGTTTGTTAAGAAATCGGCCTTCTTCCCGGTAACATTCCTTAATTAAGAGGACGCGGACGGTCGTCGGACGGTCGGTATTCGCGGTATTCTGGGCTTCAGCGTGGCAGGTCGTTCACGTAATGCACCCGCCAGGCCAGCGGGATGGTGGGGTCGGGTATGGCTTCGAGGCGGCACAGCGAGAGGTTGTCGATGACCAGGGCCAGCGCCTTGTCGGGCGTCAGCTCGAGGGCGGCGGCCAGCGCCGCGCGGATGGAGCCGCCGTGGGCCACGGCGACGATGTGGCGGCCGGCGTGGGCGGCGCTGAGGCGCTCGATGGCCGGCGCCACGCGTTCGATAACCGTCGCAAAACTCTCGCCGCCGGGCGGCTCGGCGGTGCCGGGCGAGGCCCACAGGGCCGGGTCCGTTTGGGCCCGGATCTGGTCGTAACTCAGGCCCTGCCAGTCGCCGAAGCCCTGTTCGATGAAGTCGGGCTCGACCAGGTCGGGCTCGGCCTTCTCGCCCCGCGCGGCTCGAATGGCGTCGAAGGTTTGCCGCGTGCGCCGGAGCGGGCTGGTGATCCACAGCGCATCCTCGGGCAGCCGTGCCGCCAGGGCGGCGAAGGCGGCTGCGTCCGAGACGTCGGCGGCCAGGTCCATCTGGCCGTACAACAGGCCGGTCATCTCGGTCACCGGGGCATGGCGCACCCACCACCAGGTCGTCGTGGTCATGAACGCCAGGCGCTGAGCGCCGCCTTCAGTTGCCGGCCGCGCTCTCCCGGGAGCCCAAAGCGCAGCCAGTCGGGGCGCTCGGGGTAGTGGCGCACCAGGATGCGATGGCGGCGCAGCACCTCACAGATCTCGGCCGCCGCCGGGGTGTGGACCAGACGGTAGAGCACGGTGCCGCCGATGACCTCGAGGCCGGCCCGGCCCAGCATGAGGTCGAGCTCGCCCGCCGCCGCCGCCAGGCGTTGGTGCGTTGCCGCGATCCAGGCCTGGTCGGCGAAGGCCTGCGTGGCGATCCAGGCGGCCGGGCTGGAGAAGGCCCAGGGGCCGAGTGCCGCGCGGATGCGGCCAGCAATCTGCGGTGCCGTGATGGCGAAACCCAGCCTCAGGCCGGCCAGGCCGAAGAACTTGCCGAACGAGCGCAGCACGATGCGGCTTGGGCGGTCGAGTTGCCTCACCGTGGCGGCCAGGCTGAGCTCGGGCTCGAGGTCGGCGAAGGCCTCGTCGACCACCAGCCAGCCCCCACGGGGGGAGCCCCCACGGGGGGCAAGCCCTGCCGCCAGTTCCTCCAACTCGGCCGGGGCGAAGCGGCGGCCGTCGGGGTTGTTGGGGTTGGCCAGCACCACCACGTCGCAATCGCCGGCGTCGATCTCGCCCAGCGCCACCACCTCGTGGCCGGCGGCGGCCCAGCAGGGCTCGTGCTCGACGTAGGTGGGGCGCAAGACGGCGACGCGGCCGGCCGGCCGCAACCCTGGCAGCAACTGGATCAGCGACTGCGAGCCGGACGCGGCCACCACGCAGGCCGGATCGGGGGCGCCGTAATAGGCCGCGGCGGCGGCCAGCAGTTCGGCCTCGACGCCGCTGTCCGGGAGCCGCGTCCAGGCTTCCTCGGGCAATTCGCCAAAGGCATAAGGGTAGGGGTTGATACCGGTCGAGAGGTCGAGCCAGTCAACGCCACCGCCCCCGCCGCCGTCTTCGTGCGCCCGGCGGGCGGCCGCCAGGTCGCCGCCGTGATGCTGGGCGGCGATCTCCGTATCCGCTTTCACGACGCCTGCTCAGCTCAACCAGTAGCCGCCGTCGATCAGCAGGGTCTGGCCGATCGAGTGGCTGAGATCGGTGCAGGCGGCCAGCACGGCGCTGGCGATGTCCTCGGGCTGGGCGATGCTACCCAGTGCCGTGCGCTCGACCACGGTCTGAACCACCGCCGGGTCCCAGGATTTGGTGAACTCGGTATTGACCAGGCCCGGCGCCACCCCCATGACGCGGATCTTGGGCGCCAGGGCCCGGGCCAGCGACATGGTGAGGTTGTTGAGCCCCCCCTTGGAGGCGGCATAGGCGATGTTGCTGCCGGTCGCCGTGGTGGCGGCCAGCGATGAGATGTTGATCACCACCGGCGCCTCGGCCGCTTCCAGCATAGGCCGGAAGGCGCGGATGCAGCCGATGACGCCGCGCAGGTTGGTGATCAGAATGCGGTCGATGAGTTCGTCCGTCAGGGCCTCCAGATCGCTGTGCTGCACGACCTGCGAGACGGCGGCATTGTTGACCAGGATATCCAGCCGGCCCTCACCGTCGTTGACGGACTTGGCGGCGGCGGCCAGGGCTTCGGCGTCGGTGATCGAGGCCTGGACGATGCGGTGGCCCGAGCCCGATAGACTGGCCAGCACTTCCTCGGCACCGGCGGCGCTGTCCCGGTGGTTGATCAGCACCGTGGCGCCCTGGGCCGCGAAAAGCTGCGCCGTGGCCGCCCCGATGCCCCGGCTGGCGCCGGTCACAAGGGCGATCTTTCCCGCCAGTCTGGACATTCCGAACCTCGTTTCCTGCCGATGAGCTGCGCCCGTTATAGCCCGAACCGGAGGGTGACGTGGGAAATTTGCAGCCCATTGGCAATTGTTTGTTTTTAAAACAGTCCCGTTTCGGGTATATCTGTATTACCAACAATAAAGCCGTTCGGCTTGAAGCTGCGGGCCGCTCGCGCTATGCAGCGCAGGCCCACAGTTGCCTCGAAGAAGGTACCTCATGAACAACATCGGCAACGGCCACCAGGTGGCGGACTTTTACGACCGCGAGCGGCTGCTGGCGCTGGATGGCGAGTTCCGCGCCTTCCTGGCCGGGCGCGACCCTGAACTGGCCGGGCGTTTGGACGCCGGCCGGGCCGATGCCGACGCCTTGGGCGCCGACGAGGCCGAGCTGATCATCGAGCTAGCGCCGCATCTGGAGGCCTTTCTGGCCCGTGAGTTCGGTATCGAAGCGGAACTGGCCGAACTCAGCGAACGCCATAGTGTCCTCGATCCGGTCTTCGAGGTGAGGCGCAATTTCGTCCAGCGCCGGGCGCTGAAGGGCGTCAAGCCCGAGGCGGCGGCGGAAATCCCTGGCCCGGCGCTGGCGGCCGAGCTGGCGGCGCTGATCGGCCAGCCCCTCGAGGACATAGCATTCGCCCGGGCCGTGCTGGGCTGGCTGGAAAACCCGGACGACAACGCCGCTGCTCTCGAAACGGCGGCCTCCTATGCCGCCTGGGCCACGCTCTCGGGCCAGGGGCCCGAAAGCGTGCTGTTCGTCAGCCCGGACAAGGTCGACCACGGCGATCTCTTGCCGGCCGTGCACCAGGAAGAACACGACGGTGTGGCTTGCCACGTGCTGGGCGACGACCACCGCCGGCGGCGCCAGGGCTTTCACCTCACCGACCAGGGCACCGACCTGGCCGGGGCACTGGGCGAGGCCAACTACTGCATCTGGTGCCACCGGCAGCAGAAGGACAGTTGCGCCCGCGGTTTGCGGCAAAAAGTCAAAGACGGCCCGGCGCCCTTCCGCGACGATCCGCTGGGCGTGACGCTGACCGGCTGCCCGCTGGAGGAACGCGTCTCGGAATTCCAGTACCTCAAGGCCCAGGGCCTGGCGCTCGGTGCCCTGGCCGTGGTGGCCATCGACAACCCGCTGGTGGCCGCCACCGGGCACCGCATCTGCAACGACTGCATGAAGGCCTGCATTTACCAGCGCCAGACCCCGGCCAACATCCCCGAGGTCGAATCGCGGACGCTGAAGGACGTGCTGGGGCTGCCCTGGGGCTTCGAGATCTATTCCCTGCTGACGCGCTGGAACCCGCTCAACCTGCGGCGACCCGTGCCCAAGCCGGCCAGCGGCAAGCGCGTCTTGGTGGTGGGCATGGGGCCGGCCGGCTTCACGCTGGCGCATCATCTTTTGCAAGAGGGCCATACCGTGATCGGCATCGACGGCCTCAAGATCGAGCCCCTCGAGGCGGCGCTCTCGGGCGTGGCGGCCGATGGCAGCCGCCGGCCCTTCGAGGCCATAGCCGACACAGGCGCGCTTTACGAAGACCTCGACGACCGCATCATGGCCGGCTTCGGCGGCGTCGCCGAATACGGCATCACGGTGCGCTGGGACAAGAATTTTCTCAAATTGATCCGGCTGCTGCTGCAACGCCGCGAACGATTTGCGCTCTTTGGCGGCGTCCGTTTCGGTAGCACCATCACGCTCGAAGATGCCTGGGAGCAGGGCTTCGACCACGTCGCCCTGGCCCTGGGAGCCGGCCGCCCCACCATCCTCGACCTGCCGGGCGGCCTGGCCCGGGGAGTGCGAACCGCGTCCGACTTCCTCATGGCGCTGCAGCTCACCGGTGCCGCCAAACGGAACTCCATCGCCAACATGCAGCTGCGCCTGCCGGTGGTGGTCATCGGCGGCGGCCTGACGGCCATCGACACGGCCACCGAATCGCTGGCCTACTATCCCCGCCAGGTGGAAAAATTCCTGGCGCGCTATGAGGTGCTGGCGGCCAAGCACGGCGAGGACCAGGTGCGGGGGCGCTGGAGCGAAGAGGAGCGCGGCATCGCCGACGAATTCCTGGGCCACGCCAGGGCGCTGCGCCAGGAACGCGATGACGCCGCCGCCGAGGGCCGCGAGGCGCGCGTGGTGGAGCTTTTGCGCCAGTGGGGCGGCGTTACCATCGCCTACCGCAAGCGCCTGATCGACAGCCCTGCCTACACCCTCAACCACGAGGAAATCGAGAAGGCCCTGGAAGAAGGCGTGCGCATCGCCGAGCGACTCTCGCCGACGGCCGTAGAGGTCGACGACCAGGGCGCCGCCCGGGCGCTCACGGTGGCGCGCATGAGCCTTGACGAGGAGGGCCGCTGGCAGGCCGGCGAAAGCTTCGAGATGCCGGCGCGTTCGATCTTCATCGCCGCCGGTACCCAGCCCAACACCATGCTGCTCCGCGAAGGCGCGCTCGAGCTGGAGCTCGACGGTAGCTACATCCAGGCCCGCGATGCCGAGGGCCGGCCGGTCAGTCCCGAACACGGCCTGGCCAAGCCCGAGGACGTGCACGTGCTGGTGTCCCGGCACGACGACGGCCGCTCGGTCAGCTTCTTCGGCGATCTCCATCCCAGCTTCGCCGGCAACGTAGTCAAGGCCATGGCCAGTGCGACGCTGGGATACCCCTTGATCAATGCCTCGCTGGAAGCCATCGCGGCGCATTCCCAGGCCACCGACGCCGACTTCATCGCCGCCCTCGATGGCGACCTCAGGGCCAGCGTCGAGCGCGTCGAGGTCCTGGCTCCCAACATCGTCGAGGTGGTGGTGCGGGCGCCCGCGGCGGCGCGGCATTTCCGCCCGGGCCAGTTCTACCGCTTGCAGAATTTCGAGACCCTGGCGGCGGTGGCAAACCATACCCGCCTGGCCATGGAGGGCCTGGCGCTGACCGGCGCCTGGGTTGACCGCGAACAAGGGCTGTTGGGCATGATCGTGCTGGAGATGGGGGGATCTTCCAGCCTTTGCCGCTACCTCAAGCCGGGTGAACCGGTGGTCGTCATGGGACCCACCGGCGAGCCCACCGAGATTCCCGCCAATGAGACCGTGCTGCTGGCCGGTGGCGGGTTGGGCAACGCCGTGCTGTTCTCGATCGGTCAGGCGCTGCGCGCCGCCGGCAGCCGGGTGCTTTACTTCGGCGCCTACCGCACGCCCGAGGACCGCTACAAGGTCGAGGAAATCGAGGCCGCCGCCGATCTCATCGTCTGGTGCTGCGAGGCCGAGCCCGGATTCACCCCCGGCCGCGACCAGGACCGCACTTTCGTCGGTAACATCGTCGAGGCCATGGTGGCCTATGGGGCGGGCGGGCTGGGCCTGCAGGACATTGCCTTGGCCGATGTCGACCGCATCGTCGCCATCGGCTCGCACGGCATGATGGCGGCGGTGGCGGCGGCCCGCCACGGTCCGCTGGCCGGCCAAATCAAAACACCGCACTTCGCCATCGGCTCGATCAACTCGCCCATGCAATGCATGATGAAGGAAATCTGCGCCCAGTGCCTGCAAAGCCACGTCGATCCCGAAACGGGCGAGCGCAGCCACGTCTTTTCCTGTGCCAACCAGGACCAGCCGCTCGACCACGTCGACTGGTCGGGGCTGGATGCCCGCCTCAAGCAAAACGCCGTGCTGGAAAAGCTCACGGCCCAGTGGATCGCCCACTGTCTGGAAGGCGCCGCCGCGGAATAGGATGCTTCAGAAGATCCCGGCTTCCAGACCGGCGGCCATCAGGCGGCCGAGGTCGCGGCACTGGGCGGCGAAATTCTCGACGAAATCGCCGCGGCAGATCAGCGGCTCGTGGACGGCGCGCCAGCGCAAGCCCGTGGTGATGGTTTTGACGCCGCGGCAGGTGCCGGTGCCGTCGTGGCCGGCCCGGACGTAAAGCGCGTAGGCCAGCCCCTGGGTCTCCTCCAGGCAAGCGTAGTAGCTGCGGTCGAAGAAATCCTTGAGCGCGCCGCTCATGTAGCCCAGGTTCTCGGTGGTGCCCAGGATCACGGCACCGGCCGCCAGCACGTCCGCGGGGCCGGTGTCGAACGGCGAGCGCACGTTGACCTCGATCTCGGATTCGCGGGCACCTTCGACCACGGCATCGCGTAGCCGCACGGTATTGGGGGACGGTGCAAAGGCGACGATCAAGAGAGGTTTGGCCATGGCGGCATTTTTGGCCCGCCCCACGCCCAGGTCAATCGAGTAGAATGGCGCTTTCCCAGGCCAGGCAAAGGACATTGATATGAGTTCCGACAAAGTGGCGATCGTTACCGGGGCCGGTAGCGGCATCGGCCAGGCCGTCAGCGTGGCGCTTTCCGGCGCGGGCTATGCCGTGGCCCTGGCCGGACGCAGGGCCGGGGCCCTGGAGGAGACGGCCGCCGAGGCCAGCGGCGAGACGCTGGTTGTGCCCACCGACGTGGGCCAAGCCGAGTCTGTCGCCACCCTCTTCCGCGCCACCAAGGAGGCCTTCGGCAGGCTTGATCTGTTGTTCAACAACGCCGGTTCCGGCACGCCACCCAAACCGCTCGAGGATGTCACGCTGGCCGAATGGCAGGGCGTGGTCGATGCCAACCTGACCGGCGCCTTTCTTTGCACCCAGGAAGCCTTTCGTCTGATGAAGGAGCAAGAGCCGCGCGGCGGCCGCATCATCAACAACGGCTCCATCTCGGCCCACGTGCCGCGGCCCTTCTCGGCCCCCTATACGGCCACCAAGCACGCCGTCACCGGCCTCACCCGCTCGACCTCGCTGGACGGCCGGGCCTACGACATCGCCTGCGGCCAGATCGACATCGGCAACGCCGCCACGGAGATGACCGAGCGCATGAAAGACGGCGTGCCTCAGGCCGACGGCAGCCTGGCGCCCGAGCCCACCATGGCGCTCGACAACGTGGCCAGCGCGGTGCTCTGCATGGCTGGCCTGGCGCCCGAGGCCAACGTCCAGTTCCTCACCGTGATGGCAACCAAGATGCCGTTTGTCGGGCGGGGGTAAGGTATTTCAGACCGTGGAGGCTGCCATGCAGAACGCCCAGGTTCTCGATTTTCTCTACGACACGAATTGGTCCGATCTTCCCGTCGATATCCAACGACTGGCGCAAACTTGCGTCTTCGACCTGCTGGGGGTGGCGGCCGGGTCGCTGGCCACCGCTGCTTCGCGAATGATCCGCGATCATGCCGTGGCGCATTTCGCACCCGGCCACGACGCTCCGGCTTCGCGCCTGCTGTTCGACGGCAGGCCCGCCAGCCCCGTTGGCGCGGCGCTGGCGGGCGCGCTCTCTATCGACAGCCTGGACGGACACGATGGCTACCGCCCGGCCAAGGGCCATGTCGGTGTCGCCGTGCTGCCGGCAATTCTGGCCATTGCCGATAGCGAGAAAACGGCGCTCGATGGCCGCTCGTTCCTTAACCTGATTGTCCTGGGATATGAACTGGCCAGCCGCATGGCGGTGGCGCAGCACAGCACGACCAGTGACTACCACGCCTCGGGCTCATGGAACGGCGTGGCCTGCGCCGCCCTGGCCGCCCGCCTGCTGGAGCTTGATCAGGGCCGGGCGCGGGAAGCCATGGGGATAGCGGAGTACCACGGGCCGCGCAGTCAGATGATGCGTTGCATCGCCCACCCGACCATGGTCAAGGACAGCTCGGGCTGGGGCGCCATGACCGGTGTCTCGGCAGCCTATCTGGCGCAAGCGGGCTTTAGCGGCGCGCCGTCCTTGATCGTCGAGGCCGCCGATAGCCAGTTCGCCTGGCGGGATTTGGGCAGCCGCTGGCTGATTGCCGAGCAGGATTTCAAGCCCTATCCCGTGTGCCGCTGGGCCCACGCGGCCATAGCCGCGGTCGAAGGGTTGCAACAGCGCCACGCCATAAAACCCGAAACCATCGAGCGCATCGAGATTTTCACCTTTCACCAAGGCTGTTGCCTCAACCATCCGCGGCCAAGCACCACCGAGCAGGCGCAATACAGCCTGCCCTTTCCCGTCGCCGCCATGTTGGCCAAAGGCAAGGTGGGGGCGCTAGAGGTGACCAGCGGTCTCGATGATCCCGACATTCTGCGCCTGGCCGATCGCGTGGAAATGATCGATAGCGCCGAATACAACGCCTGTTTTCCGGCCCAGCGCCTGGCCCGCGCCACTATTACGCTGAGCGACGGTGCGCGCTACGAGTCCGATACCACCCCGGCCATCGGCTCCCCCGAAACGCCGTTGAGCGGCGCTGAGCTTGAAGGCAAATTCCACGACCTCGCTGATCCCGTTCTGGGGTCGGATCATGCCCATGCCGTAAAGCTGTGCCTGGAAGCGCTGCCGCAAGCCGACTCCCTTCAGCCCTTGCTCGAGACCATCCTGATCGCGCCCGGAAACATCAAAATTGCGAGTTCGGCCGCCTAACCCGCATTTCAAGATTGATCCCGGCTTTTCGATCCAGTCCCTGCCACGGCCGGAGTCCCTCCGGTACCGGAAGCACATCTGGTACCTAAGACCGCTCCGAACTGCTATGTTGGGCGGTGTGCAGGAAGTCATCTGAGGGATGCCGGTTCAAATCAAGGGGAGGGCCGTGAAGCAAGGGGAGGGCCGTGAAGAAGGACTCCAAAACGGCGGCAAGCCGGTCTCGCAAAGCCGCCGAACAGGGTACTGAAGGCCTTGCGGATACAGGTATCTCCTTGGGTCATCTACCGCACCACAGAATGGCAGTTTAGGGTAATCCCTAATGAATGTCTTGACGTCATCTGCCGCAGGCACTGTGATGGTGGCGAAGCTCGACCCAGGGAGTGGTGGTCATCCGAGGGACGTCGGCTCGAATCAACGGGAGGTTCAGACATGAAACCGAAAGTGTTGATCTCGCTTTTCCTATGGGTGGCCCTTCTGACACCCGTAGCGGCTCAGGATTACGATGCCGGTATGCGCGCCTACCGGGCCAAGGATTATGCTGGCGCGGTCCGCCAATGGACGCCCTTGGCCAAGCAGGGAATCGCCCGGGCCCAGAACAGTCTGGGCTATATGTATGCCGCTGGCAGGGGCGTGAAGAAGAACTCCAAAACAGCGGCTAGCTGGTATCGCAAAGCTGCCGACCAGGGCAATGCCCGGGCGCAATCGAGGCTGGGAGAGCTCTTTGAGGCTGGTCGCGGCGTGGCCAAGAGCTACCAGGAAGCCCAAAAATGGTATCGCAAGGCCGCCGAGCAGGGCCTGGCCAGGGCCCAGTACACCCTGGCACGACTGCACTGGTTCGGGCGCGGCGTGAAGAAGAACTATCCCGAAGCAGCCAAATGGTATCGCCAGGCCGCCGAGCAGAACTATGCCAAGGCCCAATCCTCGCTCGGCTACATGTACATCAAAGGCCAAGGCCTGAAGAAGAGCAGCGCCATGGCGGCAGGTTGGTATCGCAAAGGGGCGGCCCTGGGCAACCCGGTGGCCCAGTCGCGGTTGAGCAGTCTACTGGCCGCGGGCAAAGGCGTGGCGAAGGATTCGGTCGAGGCTTACTTCTGGATGACGGTGGCCATCAAGCGCAGCAGCGGAAAGCTCAAGAAGGGCATCACGGCGAAACGCGCCCGCCTGGCCAAGTCGCTGACTGCGGCCCAGATCAAGAGTGCCGACAAGCGTGCGGCCGGGTGGCGGGTCAAGAGGCGGAAGTAGTCGAATCCCCTACGCCATCGAGCCCCGGCCAAGGCCTGCCAGGGAACGCCTGTAACGCCTGTAGTGAACCAAACGACCTTGGCCCGGCCATCAGGTCCCGGCTATTCGAGGCCGAAAAGCCGGGCCGCGTTGCCGCCCAAGAGCTTGTCGCGCACCGTGTCCTTCAATTCCATGGCCCGCCATTCGGCCAGCGCCCGGCCGATCTCGAAGGCCGGCCAGTCGGTGCCGAACAGGATCTGGTCCTGCAAAACGCTGTTCATGAAGCGATAGACCACTTCCCAGCCGCTGCCCGGCGCGGCGATGTACTTGGGCGCCAGGCCGCCGAATTCGAGATAGACGTTGGCGTGCTTGCGGGCCACCGCCACCATCTCGGCCGTCCAGGGCCAGCCGGCGTGGGCGGCGACGATGCGCAGCTTGGGGAAATCGCAGGCGATCTGGTCCAAGAGCATGGGGTGGTCGTTGCCGAAGGGATGCGTGGTGCCGTAGTTGATGCCGGTGTGGACGAAGGCCACGAGGTCGAGCTCGGCGGTCTTGGCGTAGACCGGGTAGAGCCGGCGGTCGTCGATGGCGGTGTGGAAGAAGGCGGGCTGGATCGAGACCCCGACGAAACCGAGCTCTGCGCAGGCTGCCACCTGGCCGACGGCGCGCATGATGTCGATGGGCGGCACCTGGGCCACCGTGCCGACGCCCAGATAGCGCCCGGGTTCGTCGGCCACCAGCTCGGCCGTGGCCTGGTTGAGCTCGTCGGAATAATCCCCGTGTTCGTATTCGGCGTGGACCAGGGCCTTGTCGACGCCCTCGGCCGCCAGCGCCGCCGCGAGTTCTGCCCGGCCGTAGGTGGCGCGGGCGGACAGGTCCAGCACGGCGTCGTAGCCCTCGGTGAGGACATCAGGCCGCTCGGCCATGTCGCTGCGCAGATCGGCGGGCAGGCGGACGCGGGCGTCGATGATCATGATCTCGCTCCCAGGTTTGGCGAACTTGTGCGACGATATCGGCGTATCTGCGCCACCTCAAGAAGGCTATGCCGTGACCGAGCTGCTCCCCGAGCTCGCACTGATCAGCGACTACGTGGCCCACTGGGCCCGCCAGAGGCCGAAGCAGGCGGCGCTGGTGCTCGACGACGATGTCGTCAGCTATGGCGAGTTCGAAGCCCGGGTCGAGGCCGTCTCCCGGGCCCTGGTGGCGGCCGGCGTCGGCCACGGCGAGCGCATTGCCCAGCTGACCACGCCCCGGCCCGAATTCATGGTGCTTTACGCTGCCGCGGCCCGTATCGGCGCCATCTGGCTCGGCCTCAATCCCCGGGCACGCTATGACGAGCTGGCCTACATCGTCGGCGATTCGCAGCCGCGGCTGCTGTTCGCCATGCCGGAGTTAGAGGGCCGCGACTACGGCGCCGACATGCGCCGCTTGCTGGCGGAAACCGGTTCCGTCGAGCAACTCGTGATGATGGCAACCGAGGCGGCGGAGCCGGCGATCCCGTTCGAGGATTTCCTGGCCCTTGGCACCGGCATCGACGAAACGACCTTCGAGGAATCCGGCGCCCGCGCGCGGCCCGAGGATCCGGCGCTGATCGTCTATACCTCGGGTAGCACCGGCCGGCCCAAGGGAGCCATGCTGAGCCAGCGCGGCATCGTGCGCACCTGCCTGGAGCAGTGCCGGCACTGGTGGGCCGAGCCCTTCCGCATCATCGTCAACGTGCCCGTCAACCACGTCGGCGGCGCCGTCCAGGGCGCCACGCAGGCCCTGGTGGCCGGCGGCACCAACGTTTTGATGGAGCGCTTCGATGCGGCCGCCATCCCGGGCGTCATCGCGGCCCACGGCATCACCGTCATGCACCAGGTGCCGACCATGTACCAGATGATTCTGGACCGACCCGAGGTGGCGGCGCACGACCTCTCGTCGCTGGAGGTGGTGATCTGGAGCGGGGCGCGCTGCCCGGCCGAACTGATCGCCAGGCTGCGCCGCCTCGCGCCAAAACTCTTCACCAGCTACGGCTGCACCGAGGTCGGCGGGGAGGTGCTCTATACCGCCGCAGGCGCCGACGACGCCCTGCTGGCCGAGGCGGTGGGCCGGCCGGCGGCGGACTTCTCGGTGCGCCTGGCCGATGCCGCCGGCCGGTCCGTCGAGGCGGGCACAGACGGCGAAATCCAGGTCAAGGACGCGGTCGTCATGCAAGGCTATTTCGGGCGCGCCGAAGAGAGCGCCGCGGCTTTCACCGAAGACGGCTGGCTCTGCACCGGCGATGTCGCCCGGGTACGCGAGGACGGCCAGTGGCAAATCGTCGGACGCTTGAAGGAGATGTTCAAATCGGGCGGCTACAACGTCTATCCCCGCGAGGTCGAGCTGGTGCTGGAAAGCCATCCCGGCGTCGCCATGGCCGCCGTGGTCGGCGCCCCCGATGCGCTCTACGACGAGGTGGGGTTCGCTTTCGTGGCGCCTGAGGAAGGCGCGGTGCTGATGCCCGACGAACTCGCGGCGTTCTGCCGGGCGCGCCTTTCCAACTACAAGGTGCCCAAGCGCATCTTCGTCGAAGCGGCGCTGCCGCTGCTGCCCATCGGCAAGATCGACAAGTCGGACCTGGGCGCCCGGGCTCGCGAGCTGGTGGCGGCGGAGAGCCGGGGCGGTTCAGGATAGATCGGCAGGGCGGAGAAGCTCCGGGGGCAGGGTGATGATCGCCCGTGTGCGTTGATCCGGGGTGCTGTCGAGCTTGAGGCTGCCGCCGTGCAGCTCCGCCGGCGTCTCGCCAACTGCAATTTCAGGCCGGTACCGCCCGCCCTGTTGCTGGGCCACCAGATTGTGAGTTACGCCGCATTGGAGAGGCGGGATCCGCTTTCACCGCCATTGCGACAGTTCTTGGCGGCTGGTCGAACTGAAGCGAATAGCCATAAGCCGAAAAACACCCAAGACCTTCTACTGAAGTGGGCAGGGATGGAGAAGAGATATGATCAAAGGTTATTTATGAAAAAAGCTAACTGCTCTCGGACGCTTTTTTCAAAGTTGTCGCCGAGGTAAATTTCAAAATGACTGATTGGATAGTGTCTGACTTCCG
This window of the Alphaproteobacteria bacterium genome carries:
- a CDS encoding MmgE/PrpD family protein, giving the protein MQNAQVLDFLYDTNWSDLPVDIQRLAQTCVFDLLGVAAGSLATAASRMIRDHAVAHFAPGHDAPASRLLFDGRPASPVGAALAGALSIDSLDGHDGYRPAKGHVGVAVLPAILAIADSEKTALDGRSFLNLIVLGYELASRMAVAQHSTTSDYHASGSWNGVACAALAARLLELDQGRAREAMGIAEYHGPRSQMMRCIAHPTMVKDSSGWGAMTGVSAAYLAQAGFSGAPSLIVEAADSQFAWRDLGSRWLIAEQDFKPYPVCRWAHAAIAAVEGLQQRHAIKPETIERIEIFTFHQGCCLNHPRPSTTEQAQYSLPFPVAAMLAKGKVGALEVTSGLDDPDILRLADRVEMIDSAEYNACFPAQRLARATITLSDGARYESDTTPAIGSPETPLSGAELEGKFHDLADPVLGSDHAHAVKLCLEALPQADSLQPLLETILIAPGNIKIASSAA
- a CDS encoding tetratricopeptide repeat protein, with amino-acid sequence MKPKVLISLFLWVALLTPVAAQDYDAGMRAYRAKDYAGAVRQWTPLAKQGIARAQNSLGYMYAAGRGVKKNSKTAASWYRKAADQGNARAQSRLGELFEAGRGVAKSYQEAQKWYRKAAEQGLARAQYTLARLHWFGRGVKKNYPEAAKWYRQAAEQNYAKAQSSLGYMYIKGQGLKKSSAMAAGWYRKGAALGNPVAQSRLSSLLAAGKGVAKDSVEAYFWMTVAIKRSSGKLKKGITAKRARLAKSLTAAQIKSADKRAAGWRVKRRK
- a CDS encoding amidohydrolase family protein → MIIDARVRLPADLRSDMAERPDVLTEGYDAVLDLSARATYGRAELAAALAAEGVDKALVHAEYEHGDYSDELNQATAELVADEPGRYLGVGTVAQVPPIDIMRAVGQVAACAELGFVGVSIQPAFFHTAIDDRRLYPVYAKTAELDLVAFVHTGINYGTTHPFGNDHPMLLDQIACDFPKLRIVAAHAGWPWTAEMVAVARKHANVYLEFGGLAPKYIAAPGSGWEVVYRFMNSVLQDQILFGTDWPAFEIGRALAEWRAMELKDTVRDKLLGGNAARLFGLE
- a CDS encoding class I adenylate-forming enzyme family protein: MTELLPELALISDYVAHWARQRPKQAALVLDDDVVSYGEFEARVEAVSRALVAAGVGHGERIAQLTTPRPEFMVLYAAAARIGAIWLGLNPRARYDELAYIVGDSQPRLLFAMPELEGRDYGADMRRLLAETGSVEQLVMMATEAAEPAIPFEDFLALGTGIDETTFEESGARARPEDPALIVYTSGSTGRPKGAMLSQRGIVRTCLEQCRHWWAEPFRIIVNVPVNHVGGAVQGATQALVAGGTNVLMERFDAAAIPGVIAAHGITVMHQVPTMYQMILDRPEVAAHDLSSLEVVIWSGARCPAELIARLRRLAPKLFTSYGCTEVGGEVLYTAAGADDALLAEAVGRPAADFSVRLADAAGRSVEAGTDGEIQVKDAVVMQGYFGRAEESAAAFTEDGWLCTGDVARVREDGQWQIVGRLKEMFKSGGYNVYPREVELVLESHPGVAMAAVVGAPDALYDEVGFAFVAPEEGAVLMPDELAAFCRARLSNYKVPKRIFVEAALPLLPIGKIDKSDLGARARELVAAESRGGSG